Proteins from one Candidatus Parcubacteria bacterium genomic window:
- a CDS encoding DNA translocase FtsK 4TM domain-containing protein has protein sequence MILVAKKKKNKKNKKNITRKKERKPLFHLDLLEDTKRKIYGVLMFLGAIIISLSFFNLFGRAGQIFMDFSDSLIGKALFILPLLFILGGVVFFSQKYEPEIKKNKLAIFFGIIVLVLGVSGILGITSIDEEIKQGGWLGYLISFPLIKAFGTLGASIVFITVIIIGGLILWQISPKPLKKEEPAFAKAPAGKEKPSFAPTFAKATVSEKEKPIISDILKKKEIKLESAIEKEKEETSSIFKLKTKPLTIFSGEDYQPLPLDLLAKDQGSPTSGDTKINAAIIQRTLQNFDIPVEMAEVNIGPTVTQYTFKPAEGVKLSKITSLNNDLSLALAAHPIRIEAPVPGRSLVGVEIPNKGRARVGLRNLLEQPEFQNSPSKLTFPLGRDVAGNPVFGDLSKMPHLLVAGSTGSGKTICLNNIIASLLYRNSSESLRFILVDPKRVEFSIYNGLPHLLSSVILTPQKTINVLKWLITEMERRFDVLSEAKTKNIAGYNEIAAGTQKINGEALEPLPYIVLIIDELADVMAARGREVEAGIVRLAQMSRAVGIHLILATQRPSVEVITGLIKANITSRIAFQVASQIDSRTILDMAGAEKLLGLGDMLFISAEVAKPKRIQCAYVSEKEMKNVTNWLKKSEVPSKEISEEKEKIDKEISNSVSSIEEALEKEESFYDEDPLYEEAKRIIIESKKASASLLQRRLRLGYARAARLIDTLEERGIVGPSDGAKPREVYIIEENEEKI, from the coding sequence ATGATATTGGTGGCTAAGAAAAAGAAAAACAAGAAGAATAAAAAAAATATAACCAGAAAAAAAGAGAGAAAACCTCTTTTTCACCTTGATTTGTTAGAAGACACAAAGAGAAAAATTTATGGCGTCTTAATGTTTTTAGGCGCAATTATTATTTCTCTTTCTTTTTTTAACTTATTTGGCAGAGCTGGCCAGATTTTTATGGATTTTTCTGACTCGTTGATTGGAAAGGCGCTTTTTATTCTGCCTTTGCTTTTTATTTTAGGAGGAGTAGTTTTCTTTAGCCAGAAATATGAGCCAGAAATAAAAAAGAATAAATTAGCTATATTTTTTGGAATTATTGTTTTGGTCTTAGGCGTATCTGGAATTTTAGGCATTACAAGCATAGATGAAGAAATAAAGCAGGGCGGATGGCTTGGTTATTTAATATCTTTTCCTTTAATCAAGGCATTTGGGACTTTGGGCGCTAGTATTGTGTTTATAACAGTAATTATTATCGGCGGCTTAATTCTTTGGCAGATTAGCCCAAAGCCGTTGAAAAAAGAAGAACCCGCCTTTGCTAAAGCTCCGGCGGGCAAGGAAAAGCCTTCATTCGCGCCCACCTTTGCTAAAGCTACGGTGAGTGAAAAAGAAAAACCGATAATTAGCGATATTTTAAAGAAAAAAGAAATTAAACTTGAATCTGCGATAGAGAAAGAAAAAGAGGAGACATCGTCCATTTTTAAATTAAAAACAAAACCGCTTACTATTTTTTCAGGAGAGGACTATCAGCCGTTGCCATTGGATTTGCTGGCAAAAGATCAGGGCTCTCCTACTTCTGGAGATACTAAAATAAATGCAGCTATAATTCAGAGAACTCTTCAAAATTTTGATATTCCAGTAGAAATGGCGGAAGTAAATATTGGACCAACAGTTACACAGTATACTTTTAAGCCCGCAGAAGGAGTAAAACTCTCAAAAATTACTTCTTTGAATAATGATTTATCATTAGCTTTAGCCGCTCATCCTATTAGGATTGAAGCCCCTGTTCCTGGCAGGTCATTAGTAGGAGTTGAAATACCTAACAAAGGCAGAGCCAGGGTTGGCTTAAGAAACCTATTAGAGCAGCCGGAATTCCAGAATTCTCCTTCTAAACTTACTTTTCCTTTAGGAAGAGATGTAGCCGGCAATCCTGTTTTTGGCGATTTAAGCAAAATGCCGCATCTTTTAGTGGCTGGAAGCACTGGCAGTGGGAAAACCATTTGTCTTAATAATATTATTGCAAGCTTGCTTTATAGAAATTCTTCAGAGAGTTTAAGATTTATTTTAGTTGATCCCAAAAGAGTAGAATTTTCTATTTACAATGGTTTGCCGCATTTACTGTCTTCAGTGATCCTAACCCCGCAGAAAACAATCAATGTTTTAAAATGGTTGATTACAGAAATGGAAAGAAGATTTGACGTGCTATCTGAAGCCAAGACAAAAAATATAGCCGGCTATAATGAGATTGCAGCTGGAACTCAGAAAATAAATGGAGAAGCATTAGAGCCATTGCCTTATATTGTTTTGATTATTGATGAATTAGCTGATGTTATGGCTGCTCGCGGCAGAGAGGTTGAGGCAGGTATTGTCCGCTTGGCGCAGATGTCTCGCGCAGTAGGAATTCATTTAATTCTAGCTACTCAAAGGCCTTCAGTAGAAGTAATTACAGGACTTATCAAAGCAAATATTACAAGCAGAATCGCTTTTCAGGTTGCTTCTCAGATTGATTCTCGAACTATTTTAGATATGGCTGGCGCAGAAAAGCTTTTAGGTTTGGGAGATATGCTGTTTATTTCTGCAGAAGTTGCGAAACCGAAAAGAATCCAATGCGCTTATGTTTCAGAAAAAGAGATGAAGAATGTAACTAATTGGCTGAAAAAATCAGAAGTTCCGTCAAAAGAAATTTCAGAGGAAAAAGAAAAAATAGATAAAGAAATCTCAAATTCAGTCAGTTCCATAGAAGAAGCATTGGAAAAAGAAGAGAGTTTTTATGATGAAGATCCGCTTTACGAGGAAGCGAAAAGAATCATCATTGAATCAAAAAAAGCGTCTGCTTCTCTGCTGCAAAGAAGATTGCGGCTTGGATATGCCCGGGCTGCCCGTTTGATAGATACATTAGAGGAAAGAGGAATAGTTGGTCCGTCAGACGGAGCAAAACCAAGAGAAGTTTATATTATTGAAGAAAACGAAGAAAAGATATAG
- the recA gene encoding recombinase RecA — MKKKEEKKPNTDLTEAVDEIKQRFGEGAIMKLKDVQAVDVDVIPTGSISVDMALGVGGVPRGRVIEIYGGEATGKTTLALHILAEAQKKGGIGAFIDAEHAMDPDYAKKIGVNIDELLISQPDSGEQALQIVETLVRSGTVDVIVIDSVAALTPKTEIAGEMGEFQIGLQARLMSQALRKLSGIISKTKTVVIFLNQTRMKIGISWGNPETTPGGLALKFYSSVRINLKRIAQIKQKDEIVGSRIRAKIVKNKVAAPFKTVEFDIYYAEGISRASDLINAGLKEEIIKKSGNTYSFENTKLGVGTEAVRNFLKENSDVASKIEKAIIKNQ; from the coding sequence ATGAAGAAAAAAGAAGAAAAAAAACCAAATACTGATTTAACTGAAGCAGTTGATGAGATTAAACAGCGCTTTGGCGAGGGTGCTATTATGAAATTAAAAGATGTGCAGGCAGTAGATGTAGATGTTATCCCTACTGGTTCAATTTCTGTAGATATGGCTTTAGGTGTAGGCGGTGTTCCGCGAGGAAGAGTAATTGAAATTTATGGCGGTGAGGCAACTGGGAAAACCACTTTGGCGTTGCATATTTTAGCTGAAGCTCAAAAAAAAGGAGGGATAGGCGCTTTTATTGATGCTGAACATGCTATGGATCCTGATTATGCTAAAAAAATTGGTGTAAATATTGATGAACTTTTAATTTCCCAGCCTGATTCTGGAGAGCAGGCGCTTCAAATTGTAGAAACATTAGTGAGATCAGGAACTGTTGATGTGATTGTTATTGATTCAGTTGCCGCTTTAACTCCCAAAACAGAAATTGCTGGTGAAATGGGTGAGTTTCAGATTGGTCTTCAAGCCCGTCTGATGTCGCAAGCGCTTCGAAAGTTGTCAGGGATTATTTCCAAAACAAAAACTGTTGTTATTTTCTTAAACCAGACCAGAATGAAAATCGGTATCAGCTGGGGCAACCCAGAAACCACGCCGGGCGGTTTGGCTTTGAAGTTTTATTCTTCTGTAAGAATAAACTTAAAAAGAATTGCCCAGATAAAACAAAAAGATGAAATTGTCGGCTCTCGAATTAGAGCGAAAATAGTTAAAAATAAAGTAGCCGCTCCATTTAAAACAGTTGAATTTGACATTTATTATGCTGAAGGAATTTCCAGGGCATCAGATTTAATAAACGCTGGCTTAAAAGAAGAAATTATTAAGAAAAGCGGAAATACTTATAGTTTTGAGAATACTAAACTTGGCGTAGGCACAGAAGCAGTTAGAAATTTTTTAAAGGAAAATTCAGATGTAGCCTCAAAAATAGAAAAAGCAATTATTAAAAATCAATAA
- a CDS encoding 30S ribosomal protein S18 → MDCYFCKKNRKEIDFKETEILRRFISGLGKIRPRKKTGLCAMHQRKLSRAVKRARHLGLLSATEK, encoded by the coding sequence ATGGATTGTTATTTTTGTAAAAAAAACAGGAAAGAAATAGATTTTAAGGAGACAGAAATTCTCCGTAGGTTTATTTCTGGTTTGGGCAAAATAAGACCTCGAAAAAAAACAGGGCTTTGCGCCATGCATCAAAGAAAACTATCACGAGCAGTCAAAAGAGCCCGCCATTTGGGATTATTATCTGCTACTGAAAAATAA
- a CDS encoding single-stranded DNA-binding protein: MNLNKVFLVGNLTSDPELRNTPTGQSVCNFRIATNRIWNDKATGQQQQKTEYHSIVAWRRLAEIASQFLKKGSLVLIEGRLETRSWEDPAGNKRYRTEIIAERMQLGPKGFSKSSNQEVPSIEEEQKHSQPQETEIPIIEEDAEPQVDETKPKMEPQKPDEIDVKEIPF; the protein is encoded by the coding sequence ATGAATTTGAATAAAGTTTTCCTCGTTGGCAATTTAACATCTGATCCTGAATTAAGAAACACGCCAACTGGACAGTCTGTCTGCAACTTTAGGATAGCTACTAATCGTATTTGGAATGACAAGGCAACCGGGCAGCAGCAGCAAAAAACAGAATACCATAGTATAGTTGCATGGCGCCGACTGGCTGAAATTGCTTCCCAATTTTTAAAAAAAGGAAGCTTAGTTCTTATTGAGGGAAGATTGGAAACAAGAAGCTGGGAGGATCCTGCCGGTAATAAACGTTATAGAACAGAAATTATTGCTGAAAGAATGCAATTAGGGCCAAAGGGTTTTTCTAAATCATCTAACCAAGAAGTTCCTTCAATAGAAGAAGAACAAAAACATTCTCAGCCGCAAGAAACAGAAATTCCAATTATAGAGGAAGACGCTGAACCGCAAGTAGATGAAACAAAGCCTAAAATGGAGCCTCAAAAACCTGACGAAATAGACGTCAAAGAAATACCATTCTAA
- the rpsF gene encoding 30S ribosomal protein S6, whose amino-acid sequence MKLYELTYLIKPEIDEKELNLLSEKIKSLIKEREGILGKENEPIKKKLGYQIKKKSLAYLRTLEFQLEPEKLLEIKKEIGSQKDILRFLFVVKKIERHKPLLRTIPKTITKPPLAKKEEKKKVELKDIEKKLEEILDE is encoded by the coding sequence ATGAAATTATACGAACTAACTTATTTAATAAAACCGGAAATTGACGAAAAAGAGCTGAACTTGCTGTCTGAAAAAATAAAATCCTTAATTAAAGAAAGAGAGGGGATTTTAGGAAAGGAAAATGAACCAATAAAGAAAAAACTCGGCTATCAAATTAAAAAAAAATCGCTTGCCTATCTCAGAACCTTAGAATTTCAATTAGAGCCTGAGAAACTGTTAGAAATTAAAAAAGAAATTGGATCTCAAAAAGATATTCTCAGGTTTCTCTTTGTTGTTAAAAAAATAGAAAGACACAAACCATTATTAAGAACTATTCCTAAAACGATTACAAAACCTCCTTTAGCTAAAAAAGAAGAAAAGAAAAAGGTTGAGCTAAAGGATATTGAAAAAAAGCTTGAAGAAATTTTAGATGAATAA